A single region of the Tigriopus californicus strain San Diego chromosome 8, Tcal_SD_v2.1, whole genome shotgun sequence genome encodes:
- the LOC131885358 gene encoding uncharacterized protein LOC131885358: protein MYLETGNTGTAGELAITKGSDTGNRNFQIKVTYFTCNSLAKAPAGCTQYFTGKSGNFQSYNHQGGQLLQSMNYNNCFRQEEGYCNIQVREAVGSTIDAFFLSAIADQAETNCMLVSRITLASPISGSFCGDVLSPIAADTIPSVITSSPGASFQVGVQSLTGVISGKTGFNLDYNQVPCA, encoded by the exons A TGTACCTTGAGACTGGCAACACTGGAACAGCAGGAGAACTGGCCATCACCAAAGGATCGGACACCGGGAACCGAAACTTCCAAATCAAGGTCACATACTTCACTTGCAATAGCCTGGCCAA AGCACCCGCAGGATGCACTCAATATTTCACGGGGAAAAGTGGAAACTTCCAATCGTATAATCACCAGGGGGGCCAGCTTTTACAGAGTATGAATTACAACAACTGTTTCCGACAAGAAGAGG GATATTGCAATATTCAAGTGCGCGAGGCAGTTGGATCCACAATAGATGCTTTTTTCTTGTCTGCTATTGCCGACCAAGCAGAA ACTAATTGCATGTTAGTAAGCCGGATTACCCTGGCCAGCCCAATTTCGGGCTCTTTCTGCGGTGACGTCTTAAGTCCTATCGCAGCAGACACCATTCCTTCCGTTATCACAT CTTCACCCGGTGCGAGTTTTCAAGTGGGTGTTCAGTCTCTAACAGGCGTTATTTCGGGGAAGACTGGCTTCAACCTCGATTACAACCAGGTTCCTTGTGCTTGA